The Sorangiineae bacterium MSr11954 DNA segment AGGCGTCAGCGGCGCATGGTGGGGCCCGCGTTTCATCGCGATAGGCTCTCGGGCTACGCCGAAATCATGGTGGAGGAGAGCGTGCGCACCGTGCGCGCATGGCGGGGAGGGGAAGAGCGCGACATGGCGCGCGAGATGATGTCGCTGACGCTTCGCATCGTCGATCGCACGCTCTTCGGGCGCCGCGTCGACGACGCGGAGATCGCCGAGGTCGCGCGCTCGGTGAACACGGCGCAGCGTTCTTTGTGGCTGCCCGGAGCGCTCTTTTCGCTCTACCGCCGCCGCGTGCACCACGCGCGGCGCAACATCGACCGAATCCTCTCCCGACGCATCGACGCGAGGCGGCAGACGCCCGGGTCGGGCGAGCCCGATCTGCTCGATGCCCTGCTTCGCGCGGTCGACGTGGAAGGCGACGGCCGCGGCTTGTCGGATCGCGAGCTCCACGATCTGGTGGCGACCTTCTTCGTGGCGGGCCACGAAACGACGGCGCTCGCGCTCACATGGAGTCTCTATTTGCTGTCGCAGAACCCGGACGCCGGATCGAAGCTCTCCGCGGAGGTCGACGCGGTCCTCGCCGGGCGCACGGTGACGTACGACGATTTACCGAAGCTCGTTTACACGCGCCGCGTGCTCCAAGAGGCGATGCGCCTCTATCCCCCGGCGTTCGCCATCGCACGGCGGGCGCGCGACGACGCGCGCATTGGCGACTACATCGTTCCGGCTGGGAGCGAAGTGGTCATTTGGATTTATATGATGCACCGCCACCCGCGCTTTTACCCGGAGCCCGAGCGCTTCGATCCCGAGCGCTTCACGGAGGAGAGCGAGGCGCGGCGTCCGAAGCATGCGTATCTTCCGTTCGGGGGTGGCGCGCGTGTCTGCATCGGCAAGGCGTTCGCGATGCTCGAGGCCGAGCTCGTCCTGGCGACCTTGGTGCAGCGATTTCGGTTCGAGCTGGTGCGGGGCCACCGGGTCCAGGCGCGCCCGCGAATTACACTGGGACCGAAATATGGGATGCGTATGGTTCTGCAAGGACGAGCTTGACCTTACGGCCGGGGCCCGTATGATGCGCGCCCTTTCCTCTGCCTGACGGCGTCGGGGGCTACCTCGGTAGGTCCCACGGTCACCCGGCACTTCGCACCAGGGTTCGACCGCTTCCTCGTGAAACGCCAACGGGTTTTTTCCCTGGTCCTTTGCGCGAAGAAGGAAAACGTCTCGCATGAATACACAACCCGGCATCTTCGGGAAGAAGCTCGGCTCCACGCAACTCTTCAAAGAGGACGGAACCGTCCAGCGCGTCACGGTGGTCGAGGCTGGGCCCGTCACCGTGGTGGCCAAGCGCACCAAGGAGAAGGACGGCTACTCGGCCCTGGTCCTCGGCCTGGGTGAGCGCAAGGAGCGGCACACCAACAAGCCGCTGGCGGGCTACTACAAGAAGGTTCAAACGAGCCCCAAGCGCGTCCTGAAGGAGCTGCGCGTGAGCGAGGAGTACGCGGCCACCGTCGAGGTGGGGCAGGTGCTCAAGCTCGACGAGCTCTTCAAGCCGGGCCAATTCGTCGATGCGCGCGGGACCACGCGCGGCCGCGGCTTCACGGGCGTCATGCGCCGATGGAGCTTCGCAGGCGGCGTCGCCTCGCACGGTACCCACGAGTACTTCCGCCACGGCGGCTCGATCGGTACGAACATGACCCCCGGTCGCACGCTCCCCAACCTCAAAATGGCCGGCCAATACGGCAATGAGACGGTGAGCATCCTGAACCTGAAGGTCGCCCGCATCGACGTCGAGAAGAACCTGCTCCTCATCGAGGGCGGCATCCCCGGGTCGAAGAATGGTCTCGTGCTGATCCGCCACGCCGTGAAGAAGACGGCCGAGGGCGGCCGCGCGCGCAAGAAGTAGCCTGCGCGCAGGGGCGATCGTTCGTGATGCCCCGACCCCAACCCTCCCCCCTGCCGGGGGAGGGTTTTTTCGTTTGTAGGCGGCTCCGTCGGAGCGGTCGCCCCGTCGGAGCGGTCCCTGGTAGGGAGGGCCTTACAACTTGGACGAAACGGCTTTGTAGGCGTTGATGATCCCGTAGCCCCAGGTGTTGTTGGGGATGGTCGACCCGCTGACGCCGCCGCAGGTTTGCGAGGTGGTCTTCGGCGTGGCGGTGGTGGTCACGATGCGCGTGAGCTCGGCGATGTTGCCGCGCAGGCTGGGGTTCGCCGAAATGAGGAGCGCGACCTCGCCTACCACGTGGGGCCCGGCCATGGACGTGCCGCTGAAGAAGCTCGAATAGCCGCCGCCGGGGACGGAGGAGCGGATGGATACGCCGGGGGCGGCGACGTCGGGGCCGACTTTTTTGTCGAGGGTCGACGGCCCGCGGCTCGAGAACGCGGCGATCGTGTTGTTGG contains these protein-coding regions:
- a CDS encoding cytochrome P450, whose protein sequence is MTPTTHRSLSADWPRPAGPGSQGLLRSVPSAIGIFRDPIGFVSRRFDAYGDIYYVPNGDGGLYVLRHPDHVGDVLVTHASKFDKSHTSSSQLAEFLGNALLTNEGEAWRRQRRMVGPAFHRDRLSGYAEIMVEESVRTVRAWRGGEERDMAREMMSLTLRIVDRTLFGRRVDDAEIAEVARSVNTAQRSLWLPGALFSLYRRRVHHARRNIDRILSRRIDARRQTPGSGEPDLLDALLRAVDVEGDGRGLSDRELHDLVATFFVAGHETTALALTWSLYLLSQNPDAGSKLSAEVDAVLAGRTVTYDDLPKLVYTRRVLQEAMRLYPPAFAIARRARDDARIGDYIVPAGSEVVIWIYMMHRHPRFYPEPERFDPERFTEESEARRPKHAYLPFGGGARVCIGKAFAMLEAELVLATLVQRFRFELVRGHRVQARPRITLGPKYGMRMVLQGRA
- the rplC gene encoding 50S ribosomal protein L3, which translates into the protein MNTQPGIFGKKLGSTQLFKEDGTVQRVTVVEAGPVTVVAKRTKEKDGYSALVLGLGERKERHTNKPLAGYYKKVQTSPKRVLKELRVSEEYAATVEVGQVLKLDELFKPGQFVDARGTTRGRGFTGVMRRWSFAGGVASHGTHEYFRHGGSIGTNMTPGRTLPNLKMAGQYGNETVSILNLKVARIDVEKNLLLIEGGIPGSKNGLVLIRHAVKKTAEGGRARKK